A genomic stretch from Kribbella amoyensis includes:
- a CDS encoding helix-turn-helix domain-containing protein produces MTDPLSASLAATLQAARVGRDLSVNALAERSGVSRAMIGKIERGEAQPTAVLLGRLSGALGMTLSELVARAEGSGDLLRREADQPVWTDPATGYRRRAVSPVTDGPLELVEVELPPGASVAYPADAYIFKYQQLWILDGRLRFHEGDTVHELGPGDCLQLGAPTATTFHNPTDSPCRYLVALVKGRA; encoded by the coding sequence ATGACCGATCCGCTTTCCGCTTCGCTCGCCGCCACCCTGCAGGCTGCCCGGGTCGGCCGGGACCTGTCCGTGAACGCGCTGGCCGAGCGGTCCGGCGTCTCCCGGGCGATGATCGGCAAGATCGAGCGCGGTGAGGCCCAGCCGACCGCGGTCCTGCTCGGCCGGCTGTCAGGCGCCCTCGGGATGACCTTGTCCGAGCTGGTCGCCCGCGCCGAGGGATCCGGCGACCTGCTCCGCCGCGAGGCCGACCAGCCGGTCTGGACCGACCCGGCCACCGGGTACCGCCGGCGTGCCGTCTCGCCGGTCACCGACGGGCCGCTCGAACTGGTCGAGGTGGAGCTCCCGCCCGGCGCGTCCGTGGCGTACCCGGCGGACGCGTACATCTTCAAGTACCAGCAGCTGTGGATCCTCGACGGGCGGCTGCGGTTCCACGAGGGCGACACCGTGCACGAGCTCGGCCCCGGCGACTGCCTCCAGCTCGGTGCTCCGACGGCGACCACGTTCCACAACCCGACCGACTCGCCGTGCCGGTACCTGGTCGCGCTGGTCAAGGGCCGGGCCTGA